GCGTTGGGTTGGTGCGCGCTGGCCGCGTTGATGGGAGTAGAGTAGGAAGAAGTGTATGAGGCCGTGCGTCGGAGCCGCGCTTGAAGTAGGGTCAGGCTGTGCCAGATGTTTCAAGCAGCGGGGGCCGTCCAATAGGTGCTTGGGGCATCAGCGCGAAAATTTCCCTGGGTATCGGCCACCGGGCGGGGGGTAGGGTAGCCTGACAAATGTCATCTGATAAGGAGATTATTATCAGGTAATTGCCAGGATGAGCGCCGCACTTTTACGGAGCTCCTATTTCTTCACTGGGCGGCTCGCTGTTCCTAACTCCTTTTTACGCCTGGTTACGCCCGTTTTTCTGTTTTCGGTAGTGCTGGCCGCGGCGCTGGCTCTAGTAGGTTGGCACTTGGGGGCTCACTCGTCGCGCGCTGCCTGAAGGTTTTAAGGTCTCAACGTTACTTCACCCGCCGCTTCTGAGTTATGAAACCTTCCTTCGTTGTCCTCACCGATGCAGCCCCCACCGGTGAACCCTTGCTCGGCTACGCCGCCGCGCTGGCCGCCGCCGTGGGGGCCACCCTGCACCTGGTGCACGTGGCGTCGATGCCGCCCATTGCCACCATACAATATGGCCTGCCGCTACTCGGTACGAGCTACGTGCCGGCTGTGCGCGACGACCTGCGGCGGGCCGCCGCCCGCCTGCCCGTGCCCACCACCGTGGACGTGTTGGAAAGCGACTGGCATGACGCCCTGGCCCAGGTGCTGGCCGCTTATCAGCCGGCGCTGGTGCTGGCCGGCCTCACCGCCACCGATGGCCCGCTGGATGAGCTGCTGAGCAACCGCACCCTGCCGCTGCCGCACCAAACCGGCTACCCCCTGCTGCTGGTGCCTGAGCGCTTGCCCGCTGCCGCCCAGCGCCCACCGCGCCACCTGCTGCTGGCCGTGGAGGACCAGCCCTTCCAGCTCGCGCCGCCGGTGCGGGCGCTGGCCCCGCTGCTCGATGCCCTGGCCTGCACCATTACGCCCGTGACCGTGCTACCCCTGCCCCATCCCCTGGCCGCTGGCGGGGTCGGGCTGCTCGCCGCTCAAACCTGCGGCCTGGCCGCCGCGCTGCCGGGCACCAAGCTGCACCGGGTGGTGGGCGTGCGCCCCGCCACGGGTATCTGGCGGGCGGCCGAGGAGCTAGGGGCCGACCTGATAGGACTGCTCGACCAGGGCCACGGCTGGGTGCATAAACTCTTCAGCGGCAGCATCATCGCCGATGTGCTGCGCTACTCCCAGGTGCCCGTGCTCCTGCTGCCCGTGGCGATGAACTAGCGCTTGCTGGCGTCAGGGGCTGGTCAGCTACTTCACATTTTCTCCTCCTTACCATGCCCCTGACGCTCGTTGTTTTTGCCGGTTTTTACGAGGCGGCCCGCCACGCGGAGCACTACGTCGATACCCTGGGCCAGGCCCTGCCCGGCAGCAAGCTGGTGCTGCTGCACGTCAACCGCGCTTCGCTCTTCGACCCCTACCTCATAGTGGGCGAGCGCTACCGCCAAGCCGACCTGGCCGTCGAAACCGACACCACGGCCGCCCTGCACCGGCAGGCGGCGGCGTTGCGCACGCCGGCTACCGTGGTCGTCACCACCGACCTGCTGCCCACCATCGCCCATGACTTGGCCACCCGCTACCAGCCGGCCCTGTTCGTGCTCAGTCAGCCCGACCCCGACCAACCCGCCGCCAGCGTCGTGGCCGACTGCGCCGAGCTGTTGCGGGCCGGGCAGCACGCGCTGCTGGCAGTGCCCCTCACCGCCTCGGCCGACCACGCCCCCCGCCGCATCCTGCTGGCCGCCGACCGCGAGGCTTTTGCCCTGGCCCCGGCGGCGCTGGCCCTCCGCGAGCTGCTCGCGCTGCCCGGCACCGAGCTATTCGTGGCCCACGTTTCGGGCGGGGTCGAGGACGATGCCGGCTGCGCCGCCGCCCTGCGCGCCGTGCAGGATAGCGGCCTGGTAGCGGGCCTGCCCATTCCAAAGCTAAGAGGTTATAATCAAGATGATTACGCAGAAGGCGTGCTGGATGCCGTGCGCGACACGCAGGCCGACCTGGTGGTGGTATTCGCCCGCCAGCGCAGCTACCTGGGCGAGCTGTTTCACCACAGCGTGACGGCCCGGCTGCTAGCCGATTGCCCTGTGCCGATACTGGTACTTCCCACTACGGTGGCCGCCGTACCCACCACTTTGCCGGAGGCTTCGGCTACTGTGGTCCAATCGGCCACTAGGGTGCTTCAGGGCATGAGCCCGGCCTACTAAGAGTTAATTTAAATAATAAAAATTATACTCTAAATTATTAATTTTCTACTATTTATTAGCGTTTATTAAGCCGTCTTATCGGTTAGCGCCGGGCGGCCTACAACGGCCGGGTTAGGCGCACGCCGCCGTAGGCGTAGCCGTTCATGTTCAGGCCCTGAATGGGGGTCAGGTATAAGTCTTTGCCGTGCAGCTTTTTGTAGAAGTGCAGCACGGCTACCCCCGCCGTGGCCCCTACCGCGCAGCCGATGAGCGAGTCGGTGAAGTGCTGGGGGGGTAGGGCTGCGCCGTCATACCCGGCGGCCGTGCGGTGCAGCCGGGGCACCAGCACACCCACCGAGGCCCCCACAACGTAGCCCACCAGGTTATCGGTGAGGAAGTGTTTGCCGGCCTTGATGCGGAAGTAGGCCACCACCACCGGCACGGCCGCCGCCGCGCCCCACACGTAGGGTTGCGCCCGAGAGCCGGGGTTGAAGTCGTGAAAAACCTGGGCCGCAAAAAACGTGGCCGTCGCCGTGTGGGCCACGTGCCCGCCAAAAAACGAGTCGGCCGCCACGGCCCCGCCGCGTTTACTACCCCCCTCAGCCCCGTAGAGGTAGGGCCGGTAGCGGTACACGGTGCCCACGGTGAGTGTGAAAATGGCGGCCGTGGTGGCCATCGTTTCCAGGTAGAGGCCCGCTACCTGGCCGTAGCGGCCGTGCACCGGCGCGTCGAAGGCCAGCAGGGCGGGCACCAGCGCCAGCGTGCCGTAACAGAGCGCGTCGCTGGTTGCCTGAGCGCGCGCGCTGTACGTGCCAGCTGAAAACCGGTCGAGAGCTGGCACATGGGCGCGGTCCAGCGCCGCTAGCTCGGCGGCCGTTGCCACGCGCTTGTGCTGCACCAGGTAGAGGCCCGTGGCGCTCAAGCCCGCCAGCCCCAGGGTAATTGGCGCGTCCACGGCAAACCGGGTCTGGTAGGGCGATGGTGCCGGCTGAGCCAGGGCCGCCTGTCCGCCACCCAGCCCCAGCACTCCGACCAGACCGAGCGCTGCCGAATGTTTCCGCAGGAAAGAGGTAATCCAGAAACTCATCTGGGCGCAGGGCCTAATGGGCCGCCTGAAAAGGCCAGCAAGTACCGCCGTGAAGCTAATGCCTGCCCTGCTAAAAATTCTGTTTTTCACTGATTTACGTCAGGCTTCCGGCGGGGCCGCGCCGCTAGCTTTGAGTTGGTCAGCAGCGAGAAAATATTCTTCCCACTACCCTGCCCATCCTACTTTGCTATGGAAGCGATAACCACCCTTGCGGCGCTACTGGCCCAACTCAAAAAAGAGGGCTACACCGAAGATTTCAACCTGCAAGACCGCTACCTGGCTGGCCGGCGCTCGGCCATCTGGTTGTCGCCGCACGAGTTTGCGGTGGACAAGCATTACCGCTTCGAGGGAACTTCCGACCCCGACGAGGAGGCCGTGTTGTACGCCATCTCATCGCCCACCTTCAACCTGAAAGGCACCCTGGTCAACGGCTACGGCAGCTACAGCGCCGCCGCTTCGGACGAGCTGGTGCAGGCTCTGAGGGAAAAAACAGCTGCTTACTAATCATTCAAGCACCTCATTCTTAGCACTTATCCTACCCCCCTCATGGCCATCCAAACCATTAATCCCGCCACTAACGAGGTCGTCCAATCGTTCGAGGAAATGACCGACCCGGCTATCGAGGCGGCGGTTGCCCAGGCGGCCACGGCTTTCGCGGCCTGGAAAACGACCGCCTACCCCCACCGGGCCCGGCTGCTGCGCCAAGTGGCCGCGCGGCTGCGAGCCCAAAAATCGGTCCTAGCTCGGCTCATTACCCTGGAAATGGGCAAGCTGTTGGCCCAGGCCGAGGGCGAAATTGAGCTGAGCGCCAACATCTTTGATTACTACGCCGAGCACGGAGCCGCGTTTCTGGCCGACCAGCCCCTGCACCCCGACCACGGCACGGCCCTGGTGCGCCACAGCCCCGTGGGGGTGCTGCTGGGGGTCGAGCCCTGGAATTTCCCCTTCTACCAGGTGGCCCGCTTTGCCGCGCCCAACCTCATGATTGGCAACGTGGTGCTGGTGAAACACGCCTCCAGCGTGCCGCAGTGCGGCCTGGCTATCGAGCGCCTGCTGCGCGAGGCCGGGGCCCCGGCCGGGCTCTATACTAACCTGCTGATTTCGGGCCACCGGGCCGATACGCTGGTGACCGACCTGCGCATCAAGGGGGTGTCGCTGACGGGCAGCGAAGCGGCCGGGGCCAGCGTGGCCGCCGCCGCCGGCCAGAGCCTGAAAAAGTCGGTACTGGAGCTGGGCGGCAGCGATGCCTTTCTTATTCTGGAAGATGCCGACATTGACCGGACCGTGGACTGGGCCGTGGTGGGGCGGATAAACAATAACGGCGAGTGCTGCGTGGCCGCCAAGCGCTTCATCGCGGTGGAGACGGTGGCCGACGAATTTCTAGCGAAATTCACGGCGAAAATGGCCGCTCTGCGCGTGGGCGACCCCCTGGACCCGGCCACCGAGCTGGGCCCCCTCAGCAGCGAGGCCGCCGCGGCCGGGCTGGTGGAGCAAGTGCAGCGGGCCGTGCACGGCGGGGCCACGGTGGTGCTAGGCGGCCAGCGGGTGGCCCGGCCGGGCGCATTTATGGAGCCGACCATTCTCACGGACCTCACCCCGACCAATCCGGTTTTTTATGAAGAACTGTTTGGGCCGGTGGCGGCTTTTTTTCGCGTGCCCGATGAGGCCGCCGCCATTGCCCTGGCCAACGACTCGCCATTTGGCCTCGGCGGCTCGGTCTTCACGCGGGATGTGGCGCGTGGCCAGCGCGTGGCCGACCAGCTCGACACGGGCATGGTCTTCATCAACCACCCCACCTGGACGCAGGCCGACCTGCCCTTCGGCGGCACCAAGCGCTCGGGCTACGGCCGCGAACTGGCCGGGCTGGGCATCGAGGAGTTCGTCAATAAAAAGCTCATCCGCGTGAGCGCTCTTATCGACCCGTTTTAGCGCTTTTTGGTGGGGTAGAAGGGTGTTTCGTTGAAGCTTTTTGAAAATTAATACAGAACGTCATGCTTCGACAAGCGGACGCTAGATGAGCATGATGTTCAACCGAAGCTTTACCAATTTCCAAACAGTTGCGTTTTTTCGTATGCGGCACCGCCTCTTATCTGAATCTCCTACCCTCGTGCTCGACTACGACGCCGTGGACGAGCTGCTGCACGCCCGCTGGGGCCCCGAGCAAACGCTGGCCTCGACCCAGGCCGGCTACGAGCAGATACTGGCCGTGCTGCCGGCCCAGCACTGCCACCGCCTGCTTGACGACCGCCGCGCCTCGCGCCTGATGTGGGATGAGCTGGCCACCTGGATGGCCACCAACTGGTACCCGCGCGCCCACGCGGCGGGCCTGCTGCACCACGCCGTGGTATTCGCCGAGGACTTTTTCGGGCACCTCGCCACCGCGCTGGTACTGGCGCGGGTAGATGGCGACGGCCAGCTCGTGGGCTTCAGTTCGGAAGCCGCGGCCCGCCAGCTGCTGCTAGCTTCGTAGGTCCGCCCTTTCCCGTACCCACTATGCTGCTCAATACCAGGCTCCCGGCCGCCTACCTCTTCCGGGGCATCCGCCCCGACCTGGTGCGGGTGCTGCTAATTTCTACCTTCTTCCACCTGCTCAAGCTCTCACTTGGGCCCTTCCTGCCGCCCGTGCCGCTGCAATTACCCACCATTCTGGGGAGCCTGATTTCGCTGCTGCTGGCCTTCAAAACCAACCAATCCTACGAGCGCTGGTGGGAGGCCCGCAAGGTGTGGGGGGCCATCGTTAACGACTCGCGCACGCTGGTGCTGCAAGCCGGCGGCTTCGTGCCCGATGCCGTGCTAGCCGCCGCGCCGTGGCCGCTGCGCGCGCTGGCCCACCGCCAGATAGCCTGGTGCTACTGCCTGGGCGAAACTCTGCGCGGCCTCGACTCCACTGCCACCCTCACCAAGTTCCTACCCCCCGACGAGCTGGCGTACACGCATAATCAGGATAATAAGCCCCTGGCGCTGCTGGCCCTGCACACGGCGCAGCTCAAAACCCTCTACCAGGAAGGCGCGCTCAACGCCTTCCAGCAGGTGCAGCTGGATGCCACGCTGGTGCGCCTCTGCGACGCGCTAGGCCAGGCCGAGCGCCTCAAGAACACGGTGTTTCCGGCCAGCTACCGGCGGCTGGTGCATTTTTTCATCTACCTGTTTCTATTTACGCTCTCGCTGGGGCTGGTGCAGGCCATTGGGCTGTGGGAAATTCCGGTGCTGCTGACCACCGGCTCCACCTTTTTCCTTCTGGAGCGCACCGCCCGCTACCTACAAGACCCCTTCGGCAACCAGCCCACCGACACGCCGGTCACGGCCCTGGCCCGCACCGTAGAAATCAACCTGCGGCAGTTGCTGCACGAGAGCGCCGTGCCCGCGCCGCTCGCGCCCGAAGGCTTTTATTTGCTGTGAGGCGGAGGGCTTTTGATAGCTTGCCCACACCCTGTTTCCCCTACCCCCCGCCGATAGCCAGAGTCCCCGACTAACCTTCTTGTTATGTTTTTTACGATTAAGATTCTGGCTTTAAGAAATTTAAATCCATATTACACTAACAAAGTGTAGTGCTACAGTAGTAGGGGGGGGGTAGCTTTTGAGGCTGTGGTTTTACGTGTTGCAAAGGACCTACAATTCTCGCCCACCTTTTCGCGCCTTCTTCAGCCACTTGAGCGCCGCTGTCACTTTAGCGTCCTGGCTCAAGTCGGTGAAGTTGTCGCCACCCGGGATGAGTACATCGGGGAGGAGGCTAGTTTTGTAAGCGGTGCCGGTACGGTCGGCATCCTGCGAGCCCGCAATGGTGAGGTAGGACCCACCACTGATGGGGTAGCTTTGGTTGGCGGTGGTGGCCCCATAGGTAGGCTCTCCGAAGAAGCGGGTGGCAGGGCGGCCCTTGAGGCTGATGGCGACAATTTCGCCGGAGCTGGCCGTCATCCCGCTGAGCAATACGGCAATGGGCAAATCGGAGCGGCGAGCGGGACAACGGTTGGTCAGCATAGTCACCTGCATGGTATCCATGTAGAAGTTACCCTGGCGCAGGTACGACTGCTGTTCAGGCTGGCCGTTGCTATCCACGAAGCCGCCCAGATGCCCGTCGCCGAGCAGCGGGGCAATGCCGGCCAGCATGGGCACCATAGCCCCGCCATCGTTGAGACGTAGGTCGAGAATCCAGGCCCGGGCCTGGTTAGGAGGGAGGCGGCAGAGCGAATCCTGCACCACTCGGGCCGCCACGCGCATGGCCGCCAGGCTGCCCCCGGCGTTGATGCCCGGCAGTTGGATGTAGCCCACCCGGCCCGGCAGCATCTTCACCAGTACGCCAGGCTTTTTCTTCAGCGCCGCCTTCACTACCTCATTCGCATAAGCAGGGCGGGCGGGATTATACCATTTGTAAATTTTGCCTTGGTAGGTGAGCCAGCCGTGGTCGTCTCTCAGTTGCTCGAACAGGAAAGGATAAATGGGCAGCAGGTCCCGGACGGTAGTAGCTCCCTGGGCCTTTTGGTGTACCACTTGGCGTAGTTGGGGCCAGTTGACAGTGTTGCGTTCCAGCGAGTAGGTCTGCAATAGGGTAAGGCTCTTATCGAGAAAGCTTGCTACGGAGTCGGGCAAGGCCGCCGGAGCGGTCTGGCAGTGGGCTGATGCACTTATACCAGTCAGCAAAAGAAGTATTCCCAGTTTTTTCATGCCCCGAAGATGCTAGTTTTGAATGAAGGGTTGGCTGGGGGGAGGCAAGTGTAGTAATTCCGCGCAAGACGCTGACGAACAGTAAAAAAGAATAGTTACTGTGCTTCGATAGGGGAATTTCCAGCCCCTGGTTCGCTTTGTAAAACAAGGCCAAGGCTTGTAACAGTAGCCTGAATTTAGTAGTCTGTATTGGAAAAGTACCACACCGGCCATTCTTAGGAAAGGAGCCGAAAAATGGCCTATTTTCAAGATTTGTCCGAGAAACCTTGTTGTGTTGAGGGAGAATTCCGCGAAACGAGTCTAACACTGTTCGCCGCTCTGCTACCCCCGCCTCAGTGCTGCCAGCGAATGTGCTGGTCCTCCAGCGGCACGGCGATGCCCTCGTAGGCGGGCAGGATGCGGGCCGTGAAATCACTGGCGGGGCGGGTGGTGGCGACCTGGGCCTGATAGGGGTAGTAGCCGTCGGCAGTGGGGGCTGCGGCTGGTTGCAGCAGGATGCGCAGGGGCATTTCGTCGGGCAGGCCCGTGTGGCGGCGGGCAGGTAATAGCTCTGCCTCTTCAAAGCGATTCCCTGACAATAACGGTCTTATTACCTGACGTTTGTCACGCCGCCGCGCTGGCCCAACGGCTGGTCTGCCTGGGCAGCAACGAAACCAGGTAGCGGTAGCAACTGCCCAAAAACCTGATAAAAATCATGTAGCCCGGCGTTATTCATCAGGGTGTTGGCAGGGGGTAGGGCCGAATTTTGAGCGGTGCAGAAACAGGTAGGCAGGGGCCGAACAAGTTCCTCAGTTGCCTAAAGAATACGGCGGCTTTTCAACGCGCTGTCCGGCTGCTTCGGCCGGGTACTAATCGCTCTTTTCATCTTTTTCCCCACCCATCTCATGGCAAACGTTTTGTGGCTTCAGGGGGGCGCGTGCAGTGGCAACACCATGTCGTTCCTCAATGCCGAAGAACCCACCGTCGTCGAACTCGTGACGGACTTTGGTATTAATATCCTCTGGCATCCGTCGCTGGGCGTGGAGTTGGGGCATCAGGTGACGGACCTGCTGCATGATATTATTGGGGGAAAGGTGGTGCTGGATATTTTCGTGTTTGAGGGCACCGTGGTGCAGGGGCCGAACGGCACCGGTATGATGAACATCTTCGGCGAGCGGGCCATGAAGGACTGGGTGAAGGAGCTGGCCGCCGCCGCCAACTACGTGGTAGCTATTGGCGATTGCGCGACCTGGGGCGGCATTCCGGCCGTGGAGCCCAACCCGAGCGACTCAGTGGGGATGCAGTTTTTCAAGAAGCACAGGGGCGGCTACCTGGGGGCCGATTTCGTGTCGAAGGGCGGGCTGCCAGTTATCAATATTCCGGGTTGCCCGGCGCACCCCGATTGGATAACGCAGATACTGGTGGCCATTTCGACGGGCCGCATCGGCGACGTGCTGATTGACGAGTACCAGCGGCCACGCACCTTTTTCACCGACTTTACGCAAACGGGCTGCACCAACGTGGTCAACTTCCTGCACAAGGTGGACGGCGGCTTTGGCAAGCGCGGCAACGGCTGCCTGTTTTACGAAGTGGGCTGCCGGGGGCCGATGACGCGCTCCAGCTGCAACCGCATTCTGTGGAACCGGCATTCCAGCAAAACGCGCGTCAACCACCCCTGCCTGGGCTGCACCGAGCCGGGTTTCCCGCACCACGACCTTAAGAAAGGCAGCATTTTCAAGACCATGACCTACCTGGGAATGCCCCTTGAAACGCCGACCGGGGATTCTAAAATCGGCTACTATCTGCGGGCCGGCTTCGAGAAAACGCTAGTGGCCGCCGAGAAGGTGGCCGGCGTGGAAGAAGCTTACCACGAAGGCTCCAAGTAGCTCACCCTCATCCTATTCCTACCCAACATGGCACTTGTTAAAGAATTGAATATCTCGCCCGTGGGCCGCGTGGAAGGCGACCTCGACGTGCGCGTGTACATCGAGAACGGCGTGGTGACCCGCGCCTACACGCAGGCGGCCATGTTTCGCGGCTTCGAGCGCATTATGGCCGGTAAGGACCCGCAGGCGGGCCTTATCGTGACGCCGCGCATCTGCGGCATTTGCGGCGGCTCGCATTTATACTGCGCCTCGTCGGCGCTCGATACGGTCTGGAAAACGACCCTACCCCCCAATGCGCTGCTGCTGCGCGGTATCGGGCAGGCGGCCGAAACCTTGCAGAGTATTCCGCGCTGGTTCTACGCCATTTTCGCGCCCGATATGGTGAATAAGAAATTCGCCAATTTCCCACTGTACCCGGAAGTGGTGAAGCGGTTTTCGTCCTACGTGGGCACTTCGTTTCAGAAGGGCGTCACGGCTTCGGGGCGGCCGGTGGAAATCTACGCGCTCTTTGGTGGGCAATGGCCGCACAGCAGCTACATGGTGCCCGGCGGCGTGATGTGCGCCCCGACCCTCAAGGACGTGACCCGCGCCACGGCCATCCAGAACCAGTTTAAGAACGACTGGCTCGAAACCGTGTGGCTGGGCTGCTCGGTGGCCCGCTACCGCGAGGTAAAAACCTGGGACCAGCTGCTGGCCTGGGTGGACGAAAACGAGTCGCAGAAAAACAGCGACTTAGGGCTGTTTATTCGGGCCGGGATGCAGTTTGGGCTGCACAAGTTCGGGCAGGGGGTAGGGCGGTTTATCACCACCGGCAGCTACTTGCAGAAGGACCTATATAACCACCCCACCATCGAGGGGCGCACCAAGGCGCTCATCAGCCGGGCGGGCTTTTACGACGGAAAAAACTACTCCGTGTTCGACCAGGCGCTGGTGAAGGAGCACGTGGAGCACGCCTGGTACGAAACCGTGCCCGCCCTGCACCCCTGGGACGAGCCGCTGCCTACCCCGGTGCAGTCGCAGAGCCTGCAAAAATCCGATGTCAACGGCAAATACTCATGGTCCAAGGCTCCGCGCTACCTGGATATGGCCGCCGAGGCCGGGCCGCTGGCCCGCGTCGTCATCGCCGCCGACCCCAACCACCGGGAGCCGCACCAGATTTACGACCCGCTTTTCGGCGACATCATGCAGCAAATCGGGCCGAGCGTGTTTACGCGGGTGCTGGCCCGGATGCACGAAGCATCGACTCTCTACCACTACATGACGGAGTGGCTGAGCCAGTTGGACCTCAACGGCGAGTTCTACATCAAGCCCGAGGAGCGCGACGGCAAGGGTTTCGGGGCCACCGAGGCCGCCCGTGGTGCGCTGGCCCACTGGATTGAAATCGAGAACGGCGTTATCAAAAACTACCAGGTAGTGGCCCCCACCACCTGGAACGTGGGTCCGCAAGACGACCGGGGCCAGGCCGGCCCCATCGAAGCGGCCCTGCAAGGCATTGAGGTAGAAGACGAAAGCGACCCGGTGGAAGTGGCAATGGTGGCCCGCTCGTTCGATTCGTGCCTGGTGTGTACGGTCCACGCGCACGATGCCAGGAGCGGGGTGCAGTTGGCGAAATTCAAGCTGTAGGGCAAATAGATTCCGTTGGCACCATCCCTCTATCCCCTGCCATGAACCCAAAAACCGCCATTCTCGGCTTCGGCAACCCCGTGCGTAGCGACGACGGCGTGGGGTGCTACGTCATCGAGCAGCTCCAGCAGCGGGCCGATTTGCCGGCGCACATCCACCTGTTCGACATGGGCACGTCGGCGTTTGAGGTGCTTTTTAAGCTGGCGGGGCACGAGCGGTTCATCATCGTGGATGCCGTGGTGAACAGCGGGGAGCCGGCGGGCACCCTGTTTCGGCTGCCCGCCGAGGCCGTGGAAGCCGCCGTGCAGGACGACCCGCTGGTGTTTTTGCACGGCCTGAAGTGGGACCAGGCGCTGGCCTACGCCCGCAGGATTTTGCGCGACGAGTACCCCGACGACATTACCGTGTATCTGGTGGCCGTGGACGATACCCGCCTCGAAATCGGCCTGTCGGAGGCCGTGCGGGCCGGCGGCCACCAGGTATTAGAACTTATTAGCAATGAATGCTTTACTGCTTCGGAACGGCCATCTTCAGTTCACGGCTGAGCTGGTGCAGCGGGCCTTTGCCGGCGAGCAGCAGCTACGGCGCGTGTACTACCCCGAGCGCCGCGCCCTGCTGCTGGCTCCTAAGTCGGACATCTTCTTCGAGAAAATGCACAAGACCACCTGGTTCGTGCCCAAAGACCGTAACCTACTGGGCGACAAGGCCATCGACGTGCGCGATATTCTGCTCGATAACGACCTCGACGAGGCCGACCGCGAAGTAACCTACGAATTAGAACCCACCGGCGTGCTATGCGTGATTTTGTGAACGACCCTGCGAACAACTCTGTGAACGACGCTGCCCTGCTCACCATCGTAGCGCCGCCCGCGCGGCACCCGGCCGTGGCCGCTGCCATCGGCCGCGAGCCGCGCCTGCACGAGCTGGTAAGCGTAGTGGCCGAAGCCCCGGAAAACGCGGACGACTTGCTGGTTGTGCGCGAAGACGGCCTGAATACAGCCGCCGACTGGTCGGAAGCCCGGCCGCCGGTGGTGTTAGCGCAGCCGCTGCCGTTTTCGCCCGAAAACCTGTTGGCGCTCGTCTTCGTGCGGCTGGATAACTGGGAGAAAGCCTGGCAATACGCCGCCCAAAACCCGTCGCTGGCGGCCGACCTCGCGCTGCTACGCGGCTTGCAGGAAGGGGCCCCGCTGGACGTGCCGGCCGCGCCCATAAACGACGTGGGCAGCTTCGGGCACTACCGCCGCTGGCACAACCGCGCCGTGGCCCTCCACTACGGGCAGCTGGCCCGGCGGCCCGCCGCGGCCGACGTGCAGTACGCTTACCAGCAGGCCATTGCCCACGCGCCGGGGGCCGATTGGCAGGCGTTTTCGACCAAGCACTACGCCACCTTTCTGCTCGATAACGGCCAACTGGCCGAGGCCCGGCAGCAACTGGCCGCTACCTGCGACCTGCCCCTGAGCGCCACCGCGCGGCACGAGTTGCTGGCGGTAGAGGCGGCCGTGCTGCTGCAACAGTTCACCGTGCCCTACGATGCCGGGCTCCTGGCCGAGCTAAAAGACAAGCTCTGGCAAACGCTGGGCTACTACGAGCGGCGCGGGCGCGGCCTCAGCGCCGCGCTTACCCTGCTCGATGCCGCGCAGGTGGCCAATTTCTCAAACAGCTTTGCCGAGGCGCTGGGCTACCTCAACCGCGCCGTGGCCCTGCTGAGCGAGGCCGATGCGCCCGAGCTGCTGGCCAACGCGCAGTACCGCAAGGGCGTGCTGCTCTTCACCTGGGCGCAGAACGGCAACCCGCAGTTTTATCGGGGGGCTATGAAAGCCTATCAGCAAGCCCTACAAGTGTTTACGCGCAACGAGGCGTACCCGGTGTTTGCCGAAATTCAGCACCATCTGGGGGTTATCTACTCGGAAATTCCCGATGAGGTGAAGAAAAAATCGGTGTGGGCGGCCATTTCGGTCAGTTCCTTCAACCAGGCGCTGGAGTTTTTTACCCGTGACACGCACCCCTACGAGTACGCCACTATTTGCAACCACTACGCCAACGCTTTCACCAAGTACCCGGCCGCTTTCAAGACCGATAACTTCGCCAAAGCCCTGACCTACTACCGCCAGGCCCTGGCCGTGCGCACCGCCGCCGCCTACCCCTACGAGCGCACCCTAACGCTGCTCAATTTCCTGGCCGCCGCCTGGCAGGTCAACCTGGCGCTCAACCC
Above is a genomic segment from Hymenobacter psoromatis containing:
- a CDS encoding succinate-semialdehyde dehydrogenase (in Escherichia coli this enzyme appears to be an NAD+/NADP+-dependent succinate semialdehyde dehydrogenase), which translates into the protein MAIQTINPATNEVVQSFEEMTDPAIEAAVAQAATAFAAWKTTAYPHRARLLRQVAARLRAQKSVLARLITLEMGKLLAQAEGEIELSANIFDYYAEHGAAFLADQPLHPDHGTALVRHSPVGVLLGVEPWNFPFYQVARFAAPNLMIGNVVLVKHASSVPQCGLAIERLLREAGAPAGLYTNLLISGHRADTLVTDLRIKGVSLTGSEAAGASVAAAAGQSLKKSVLELGGSDAFLILEDADIDRTVDWAVVGRINNNGECCVAAKRFIAVETVADEFLAKFTAKMAALRVGDPLDPATELGPLSSEAAAAGLVEQVQRAVHGGATVVLGGQRVARPGAFMEPTILTDLTPTNPVFYEELFGPVAAFFRVPDEAAAIALANDSPFGLGGSVFTRDVARGQRVADQLDTGMVFINHPTWTQADLPFGGTKRSGYGRELAGLGIEEFVNKKLIRVSALIDPF
- a CDS encoding hydrogenase, with translation MANVLWLQGGACSGNTMSFLNAEEPTVVELVTDFGINILWHPSLGVELGHQVTDLLHDIIGGKVVLDIFVFEGTVVQGPNGTGMMNIFGERAMKDWVKELAAAANYVVAIGDCATWGGIPAVEPNPSDSVGMQFFKKHRGGYLGADFVSKGGLPVINIPGCPAHPDWITQILVAISTGRIGDVLIDEYQRPRTFFTDFTQTGCTNVVNFLHKVDGGFGKRGNGCLFYEVGCRGPMTRSSCNRILWNRHSSKTRVNHPCLGCTEPGFPHHDLKKGSIFKTMTYLGMPLETPTGDSKIGYYLRAGFEKTLVAAEKVAGVEEAYHEGSK
- a CDS encoding cytochrome-c3 hydrogenase, which codes for MALVKELNISPVGRVEGDLDVRVYIENGVVTRAYTQAAMFRGFERIMAGKDPQAGLIVTPRICGICGGSHLYCASSALDTVWKTTLPPNALLLRGIGQAAETLQSIPRWFYAIFAPDMVNKKFANFPLYPEVVKRFSSYVGTSFQKGVTASGRPVEIYALFGGQWPHSSYMVPGGVMCAPTLKDVTRATAIQNQFKNDWLETVWLGCSVARYREVKTWDQLLAWVDENESQKNSDLGLFIRAGMQFGLHKFGQGVGRFITTGSYLQKDLYNHPTIEGRTKALISRAGFYDGKNYSVFDQALVKEHVEHAWYETVPALHPWDEPLPTPVQSQSLQKSDVNGKYSWSKAPRYLDMAAEAGPLARVVIAADPNHREPHQIYDPLFGDIMQQIGPSVFTRVLARMHEASTLYHYMTEWLSQLDLNGEFYIKPEERDGKGFGATEAARGALAHWIEIENGVIKNYQVVAPTTWNVGPQDDRGQAGPIEAALQGIEVEDESDPVEVAMVARSFDSCLVCTVHAHDARSGVQLAKFKL
- a CDS encoding hydrogenase maturation protease yields the protein MNPKTAILGFGNPVRSDDGVGCYVIEQLQQRADLPAHIHLFDMGTSAFEVLFKLAGHERFIIVDAVVNSGEPAGTLFRLPAEAVEAAVQDDPLVFLHGLKWDQALAYARRILRDEYPDDITVYLVAVDDTRLEIGLSEAVRAGGHQVLELISNECFTASERPSSVHG